The genome window GATACGGGGCAATAAAGCCTGGCATATTTGCATACTTGTTATCCACAAGGTAGTATCTTCCtgcatcaattaaaattttcatccaacAAGAAGTTTAACGCTACATATGTTGTCCGTATATATGTTAAGATCCCATCCCTTAAAAGTATACttagattaattattcaaaCACTATGCAAATATGTCAATCTACTCAGcaacccaaaaaaacaaaaaagaattagTAAGCGTTTATCTGGTGAATATGTAAATACCTTCAGGGACTTGCAACTTATTGCGCCTAGTAAGTGCTGAATTTAGAACTCTCAAATCTGATGCTGAACCTTCCCAGCCAGCTAGAACATAATGGAATTTAAGATCAAATGAACAAGCTGCCAGAACATTTTGAGAAAGTAAACCATTCTTATTTCGGAAAGGTCCTTGCTCATCTACACCAACCATCACTGGAACGTGTATGCCATCAACTGCTCCAACACAGTCCTAGGAAATGTTGTTGAAAATGAGATAAATGTAACCCAAATATAGATATTAGCAGAACTATATCATTTATGGGTACCTTAAAATATGGATAAAATCGAGGATCCTGTGAGATTTCTGGAGGAACATCAGATCCTGGAGGCTGAAAGAATTCTAATGAAATTGCCATAATTGCATTCAGAACATTATTGAAATGGCGACTGATGGTTTCACCGGAGTATCTAAATAACTCCTGAACAGCCCGAGTCCGTAGGTTATGGCCAATTATGAACAAGAAAATAGCTAATTGCTCCTCAATCTTGATACGATTTGTATGCCGAAGTAAGCCTTTGCCTTGCAGAATATCACATAATTTGTAAAACACTGGCTTATCCATGCGAAAATTTTCCAAACACCGCTCACTCTGTCCATTAAGGACCTCATCTACAAACTTTGTACCATTCAATGCAAAATTATGGCCCAGTTCTTTCGGCACAAAATTTCCATAGATTCCATCCTTTTCATCATCAGAGCTCTCCATGAGAAAACCAGCCACTGCACTTAAGAAGGCAGATCAATCATCACCATACAAAAAGATGTAACAATTTTAATGCAACAAGGAGCTACCCTACCCTACCCAAGCACAAAAGTACACCAGTTAAACGCAACAGGTTAGAAGTTAATCAATGCAAACACCCTCTAAAGCCCTCGTGCTAATATTTTTGGCTGAAAGCACAAACTGATCAAACGATAAAGTTCATGGAACTATAGCTGCAAAAAACTTTAGTAGACAACATGAAGAATCCTCCAGAATCTCTATCCAGGACATACAAAGAATTTATAGACCAGATCACCacctaaaaaatgaaatattctaGTTCCCATTGATTAGTAAAttccacattcaatatcatTTGTTAGTTTGGTGCCCTActaataaagaaataatgaaGCTAAATATTAAGCCTCACAAAATAGTAATAGGAAACTACTCCGGAATCCATCTCACCACAACAGAAATGAAGTAATAAATAGTGTAACTACACCAGTTAAACGCAACAGGTTAGAAGTTAATCAATGCAAACACCCTCTAAAGCCCTCGTGCTAATATTTTTGGCTGAAAGCACAAACTGATCAAGCGATAAAGTTCATGGAACTATAGCTGCAAAAAACTTTAGTACTCCAGAATCTCTATCCAGGACATACAAAGAATTTATAGACCAGATCACCacctaaaaaatgaaatattctaGTTCCCATTGATTAGTAAAttccacattcaatatcatTTGTAACGcaagaaataagtaaaaataagaaattctAATGAGGTAGTGAACGcaagaaataagtaaaaatatcatgaaatttgatatttcgAGGCTTCAGTTGCAGTGATAAAACAATGGGTGCTCTGAAATCCAACGCCATCATAGACTTTGCTATAAGGTccttattttctcatttttcaattCATGTCAATCAGGGGAGGTAcacaataacaacaacaaaccAAAGCAGGACATTCTAGCGTAATgctatatttttcttaagaagAAAGTATGGCTATTATTGTGTTCAAAACAGCTGCTTTCTCTTTAAAGCCATCCCTGATATTGTTCAAAAATGGAATAATCATCCTTTGTTTAGCCACAGCTATTCACCAACTGATATCGTAGCACGACTTTTTCCCCAAGacaaaaaaccaaaaagaacATAATAAAAGCTGAACGAAAAGGATCATAAATAAACAATGAAGGCTTTTGttataatgaaaaaagaaattcaaacaaaaaaaatccaagAAATGCGATTCAATGTATAGATTAAAACCCTAATATCCAAGAAATGCGATTCAATGTATCCTTTTGAAATCTAATCAGGCACATTGGAGGGCGATTCCCTCCACAACAATCTCAAActgataaataaacaaatatagcTCCCTGGCAGAgacataacaacaacaaaacaaacaCCAAATATTTCAGATATAACAAACAATGATGTGTGGAGAAGGTGTAGATAGATTATAGTGGAGTAAAAGTTTTTTTCtaagaataataatatcaaaatgtAAGGAAAGAAGGAATAAATGGAGGAACGTTGCGTTTTGgtagagaaagaagaaaaagcaaTACCGGAGAAAAGCGGGGTTTGAAGGAGACGTGCAAAGggtaatttaatttacatgaaATTGAAGGGAGAAATCGGGAGAGGAGGGTGATAGTAGTAATAGGAGCAGCAGGCCAGCAAGAGAAAAAGGCAGCAATTTTGCAGAGTCTCTCCACTGTCTCCTCCACTACCGGGAGGCTTTTCTTCTCGCTTCACTTCAGGAgcagggtttaatatatattactattCAAACATGTGCGTGCTGTCTTTCGGCTACAATGTTCAGCTCGGCCCATTTTCATTATGCcccttctcttctcttctcttctaaacAACCCAACCCACCCGTATTTCATCCCATCAATTCATATCATCTatactctttttctttgtttcttttctcaTATAGACAAAGAAATTAGTTAGTGTTAAcgtcataaaaaatataatatattcttCTACCTGCCAGTCATCGTCTATTGTTATATTTCCTCCATGGATATTTTCCTGCTATTGTCCTGATCAACATTttgtattaaatgaaaaaaagtttttaatgtaattatttcaaCGATTGAACTTTCAATTCCATtgattatgtttttcttttgaagtATGGCggctaaaattttgtattaaatgaagaaaatttttaacgtCATTAATTCAGCGATTGAACTTCAATTCCATcaatcatgttttatttttaaatatgggTACTCAATTAAATGCATATAAGAGGAcgatttaatttaacattacttaaaaaaagtatttttaaatctaaaagtaaaaacaatattttctaGCTTCTGATTTTGACAAAAAACTTTTAGGAATAGACATTCCTTCTCAAAAGTATTTTGAactcaaaagtatttttgaactcaaaagtaaaaatagtaTTTTCTAGTTTCTGATTTTGACAAAATGTTTTTAGAAATAAGGATAATTTTAACtcttgtaaaatattttatataatatttatattgaatatgtaattattttcctattaaaatttattttaaatatataatattatatatttaaaattttataggttatattttaatatttaaaatataatttatatattcaattaaattttataaataattaatattaattgcttaaaaatatttaaagtttatatttcatatattaaaacattatcaacaaattataataaattatttttatattcttactaaaatatcataatattaattaatttaaatattatttaaatgtatatttattactttataataacatccctaaaataaatattttatttatcaaaatatttttaatataatattaaacacttaaattttaaattactccttttaaaaatatttctcaaataaactttttcaaaaatgttaAACTTGCTCGACTTCTCGTAATGTAACTTTGAAGAAGTATGGTCCCAGTAGCTAAGACATtcacttttctattttaaaattacgcCGGCATTAACAATGGTAAAAGCGAAAGTAATCCATAAATTCCTTTTTCCATGGAAGTTGCCGAACACGACTATTGACAAAgtaaagtgaattgaaaatttggggAGAATTTCCCTTTGTAGCATTATCATCTatactattttaaatttgtcaaaaaaaaatctatactattgtaaaatttggatttttaatttctacaataatctatatatttatatatttcttttagttGATATTATCTATTAATCAGGTCTAAACTCAATtcagaaattattaaaaaattattttatttatgtcgaaatcaacttttattttgagaaataaaaattagttgtcgatgaaaagggagttgccaccaatcttttattaaggtgtgattggatcacctaaaatgactttggtctacgagttttaggaAAACAgtttcgggagtcagttacgtacgaggaaggattagcaccctcttaacgcccaaaatttggtaccaagttgattaattagtgtcttaatgtcgagagttaATAAATACtatccttatttaaattaaattatttattaagactttctcattttggaaaaagaaaatatcacacccaatgcgttagggcacaatattttattcttttcaagatgagttggtccaaaaaaaattcgtgtaataaaatttaagaaaatatttaattgtttaaaatttatgaataaatcgcagcccaatacgttagggcacgatttcttaaaatctcaaacattgaatatttcttttatttttttaaaaaatataaaaaaatctttgtctcgagaaatcaatacgtcacatccaatgcgttaggacacaacatattaaattcccaacaacaatctttttttttatcaaagagcaattctcgattgttagatttaacgaagaaaatcggaacccaatacattagggctcaattttcttgaaaatcctaaatacgagtattatctctattttgaaaagttctattttaGATTCGAGTAAAAAGATGACGTAATGTTTTATTGTATGTATGAATGTCAcaataacaaatacaacaatggcatataaataatacaaatagtaaataaacgaaattaatacaaataaaaaatgacaatgtaaaaatatcaaataagtaAGCAACATAGAAATATGAGAAcacaaatcaa of Gossypium raimondii isolate GPD5lz chromosome 3, ASM2569854v1, whole genome shotgun sequence contains these proteins:
- the LOC105794089 gene encoding uncharacterized protein LOC105794089 — its product is MESSDDEKDGIYGNFVPKELGHNFALNGTKFVDEVLNGQSERCLENFRMDKPVFYKLCDILQGKGLLRHTNRIKIEEQLAIFLFIIGHNLRTRAVQELFRYSGETISRHFNNVLNAIMAISLEFFQPPGSDVPPEISQDPRFYPYFKDCVGAVDGIHVPVMVGVDEQGPFRNKNGLLSQNVLAACSFDLKFHYVLAGWEGSASDLRVLNSALTRRNKLQVPEGRYYLVDNKYANMPGFIAPYLGVPYNSNEFPSGYHHQDAKELFNQRHFLLRNATDRTFGALKERFPILMSAPPYPLQTQVKLVVAACALHNYIRREKPDDMLFKKYEPQTALQIQESLALQEVEQAIKPVDTHDLEVAFEAEQPELSSQLRDSIETEMWEDYIRDLAVV